From a single Lolium rigidum isolate FL_2022 chromosome 7, APGP_CSIRO_Lrig_0.1, whole genome shotgun sequence genomic region:
- the LOC124677045 gene encoding NAC domain-containing protein 7-like, producing MNVFSHVPPGFRFHPTDEELVDYYLRKKVALKRIDLDIIKDVDLYKIEPWDLQEQCKIGTEDQNDWFFFSHKDKKYPTGTRTNRATTAGFWKATGRDKPIYVKHCLVGMRKTLVFYKGRAPNGQKSDWIMHEYRLESNENGAPHDEGWVVCKVFKKRVAAVQRMATADSPFWFSNDHMAFMAPHVDQSAAYHDGNQQSYHHPCKVELEYHHLLPQEPISFQQLPQLESPRLTDLIGAVAANLQHEGQAPRQLQIEPVYASSAEWRDLDKFMASQLSHGAATPKESSSYSNPVQEFQVEAGKHEEALDYVSTSGTCVGGDDLWK from the exons TGTCCCCCCTGGTTTTCGTTTCCATCCCACCGATGAGGAACTGGTGGATTACTACCTGAGAAAGAAGGTAGCACTGAAGAGGATAGACTTGGACATTATAAAGGATGTTGATTTGTACAAAATTGAGCCTTGGGATCTACAAG AACAATGCAAGATTGGAACCGAAGACCAGAACGACTGGTTCTTCTTCAGCCACAAGGACAAGAAGTATCCGACCGGCACTCGCACCAACAGAGCCACCACCGCCGGTTTCTGGAAGGCTACCGGCAGGGACAAGCCGATCTACGTCAAGCACTGCCTTGTCGGGATGAGGAAGACCCTGGTTTTCTACAAGGGCCGGGCTCCCAATGGGCAAAAGTCAGATTGGATCATGCACGAGTACCGCTTGGAATCCAATGAAAATGGAGCTCCGCAC GATGAAGGATGGGTGGTCTGCAAGGTGTTCAAGAAGAGAGTGGCGGCGGTGCAGAGAATGGCCACCGCAGACTCGCCCTTCTGGTTCAGTAACGACCATATGGCATTCATGGCGCCTCACGTCGACCAGAGCGCGGCGTACCATGACGGCAACCAACAGAGCTACCACCACCCTTGCAAGGTGGAGTTGGAGTACCATCACCTCCTTCCTCAGGAGCCCATAAGCTTCCAGCAGCTCCCCCAGTTAGAGAGCCCCAGGCTCACAGACCTGATTGGCGCTGTAGCTGCCAATCTCCAGCACGAGGGTCAAGCTCCTCGGCAGCTTCAGATCGAGCCGGTTTATGCATCTTCCGCAGAATGGAGGGATCTTGACAAATTCATGGCGTCTCAGCTCAGCCACGGTGCCGCAACTCCGAAGGAGTCCAGCAGCTACTCCAATCCGGTGCAGGAGTTTCAGGTAGAAGCAGGGAAGCATGAAGAGGCCTTGGATTATGTGTCGACATCTGGCACCTGCGTGGGGGGAGATGACTTGTGGAAATAA